A stretch of Anaeromyxobacter dehalogenans 2CP-1 DNA encodes these proteins:
- a CDS encoding pyridoxamine 5'-phosphate oxidase family protein, producing the protein MIPDRLKAALKGEGSAAFVTQGPDGPHLVATWNSYLDVLDADTLVFPAGGYRKTEENLRSGSPVQMIVGGHDPAGIGFRLTGRAALEVDTPNHQRVKQRFPWARAAVVFRVGSVEQVLGK; encoded by the coding sequence ATGATTCCGGATCGGTTGAAGGCGGCGCTGAAGGGCGAGGGCTCGGCTGCGTTCGTGACGCAGGGGCCGGACGGCCCCCACCTCGTCGCGACGTGGAACAGCTACCTCGACGTGCTCGACGCCGATACGCTGGTCTTCCCGGCGGGTGGCTATCGGAAGACGGAGGAGAACCTCCGGAGCGGAAGCCCGGTGCAGATGATCGTGGGGGGACACGACCCCGCGGGCATCGGCTTCCGCCTCACCGGCCGCGCCGCGCTCGAGGTGGACACGCCGAACCACCAGCGGGTGAAGCAGCGGTTCCCGTGGGCTCGCGCGGCCGTCGTCTTCCGGGTCGGCTCGGTCGAGCAGGTGCTCGGGAAGTGA
- a CDS encoding amidohydrolase family protein, which yields MKRPVLACLALLAVSACLPAASQRRVPAVEYRNGHWFDGARFVDRTMWGVGDRFSETAPTGTGTVTVVDLRGGFVVPPYAEGHNHWLEPALVDAYIQTYLRDGVFYVQDQGTSPKSHDAMRAALGAPTSVDFVSAHQGFTGPGGHPMELIDQLAAMGILPADWATTHGEGEALFAVASEADVDRAWPKLLAGRPDFVKLFLVHSDEYAARRDDRTLTPRQRGLDPALVPAIVRRAHAANLRVSAHIEDAHDFHVAVAGGVDEIAHLPFVSADAPDAYLLDDADCEAAGRRKVSISTTFDFLGDAPGPRQLEVARANLRNLQRHGVLIAIGTDLFRQTPRVEVERIARFHLLTNLEILVAWAVTTPQVIFPGRKIGRLADRYEASFLVLGADPLRDPANLEHIVDRVKRGRAVVPGPETLPPLGR from the coding sequence ATGAAGCGACCCGTCCTCGCCTGCCTGGCCCTCCTCGCGGTCTCCGCGTGCCTGCCCGCCGCATCGCAGCGGCGCGTGCCGGCGGTCGAGTACCGGAACGGCCACTGGTTCGACGGAGCGCGGTTCGTGGACCGCACGATGTGGGGGGTCGGCGATCGCTTCTCCGAGACCGCGCCGACGGGGACGGGGACCGTGACGGTCGTCGACCTCCGCGGCGGCTTCGTGGTGCCGCCGTACGCCGAGGGGCACAACCACTGGCTCGAGCCGGCGCTGGTCGACGCGTACATCCAGACGTACCTCCGGGACGGGGTGTTCTACGTCCAGGACCAGGGGACCTCTCCGAAGTCTCACGATGCGATGCGGGCGGCGCTCGGCGCGCCGACGTCCGTGGACTTCGTGAGCGCACACCAGGGCTTCACGGGGCCAGGCGGCCACCCGATGGAGCTCATCGACCAGCTTGCCGCGATGGGGATCCTCCCGGCCGACTGGGCGACGACCCACGGCGAGGGCGAGGCGCTCTTCGCGGTGGCCTCCGAGGCGGACGTCGATCGAGCCTGGCCGAAGCTCCTGGCCGGGCGGCCCGACTTCGTGAAGCTGTTCCTCGTCCACTCGGACGAGTACGCGGCGCGGCGGGACGACCGAACGCTCACGCCCAGGCAGCGGGGCCTGGATCCGGCGCTCGTCCCGGCGATCGTCCGTCGCGCGCACGCCGCGAACCTCCGCGTCTCCGCGCACATCGAGGACGCGCACGATTTCCACGTCGCGGTCGCGGGCGGTGTGGACGAGATCGCCCACCTGCCGTTCGTATCGGCCGACGCGCCGGACGCGTACCTGCTCGACGACGCGGACTGCGAGGCGGCGGGGCGGCGCAAGGTCTCGATCTCGACCACCTTCGACTTCCTGGGGGACGCGCCTGGCCCACGCCAGCTCGAGGTCGCGCGCGCGAACCTCCGCAACCTCCAGCGCCATGGCGTCCTGATCGCCATCGGCACCGACCTGTTCCGCCAGACGCCGCGCGTCGAGGTCGAGCGGATCGCCCGGTTCCACCTCCTCACCAACCTCGAGATCCTCGTCGCCTGGGCGGTCACGACGCCGCAGGTCATCTTCCCGGGGAGGAAGATCGGGCGGCTCGCCGACCGGTACGAGGCGAGCTTCCTCGTGCTCGGTGCGGATCCGCTGCGCGATCCGGCGAACCTCGAGCACATCGTCGACCGGGTGAAGCGGGGCCGCGCGGTCGTCCCGGGGCCGGAGACGCTCCCGCCGCTCGGCCGATAG